In a genomic window of Stakelama saccharophila:
- a CDS encoding PaaI family thioesterase: MTDSASRPGFDPARFFAARQDGHGRRLGIRYRAHGPDWAELALPYDPDQIGDPGRGVVASGPILTMMDMATSIAAWLKRGQFAPQATLDLRIDYLRPATPRRTVIGRGECYRVTRSIAFVRGQAHDGDPDDPLAHVAGTFMLLDMPA; encoded by the coding sequence ATGACCGACAGCGCATCCCGCCCCGGCTTCGATCCCGCCCGCTTCTTCGCGGCGCGCCAGGACGGGCACGGCCGCCGGCTGGGCATCCGCTATCGTGCACACGGGCCGGACTGGGCGGAACTGGCGCTGCCCTACGACCCGGACCAGATCGGCGATCCCGGCCGCGGCGTGGTCGCGTCGGGGCCGATCCTGACGATGATGGACATGGCGACCAGCATCGCCGCCTGGCTGAAGCGCGGGCAGTTCGCGCCCCAGGCGACGCTCGACCTGCGCATCGACTATCTGCGCCCCGCGACGCCGCGGCGCACCGTGATCGGCCGCGGCGAATGCTACCGCGTGACGCGCTCCATCGCCTTCGTCCGCGGTCAGGCGCATGACGGCGACCCGGACGACCCGCTCGCCCATGTCGCGGGCACCTTCATGCTGCTGGACATGCCGGCATGA
- a CDS encoding PaaI family thioesterase — translation MKLPPYADLLNLSVAAEPAGEGPILAMPFDADIVGRPGFLHGGAIGGLLEMAAIVALHAALGDEDARVKPVNVTIDFMRGGRDKPTRAQGIVRRLGTRVANVDAIAWQDAREKPIAGARMNYLIARN, via the coding sequence ATGAAGCTGCCGCCTTATGCCGATCTGCTGAACCTCTCGGTCGCGGCCGAACCCGCCGGCGAAGGGCCGATCCTGGCCATGCCGTTCGATGCCGACATCGTCGGCCGGCCCGGTTTCCTGCACGGCGGCGCCATCGGCGGCCTGCTGGAAATGGCGGCGATCGTGGCGCTGCATGCCGCACTCGGCGATGAGGATGCGCGGGTGAAGCCGGTCAACGTCACCATCGACTTCATGCGCGGCGGCCGCGACAAGCCGACGCGCGCGCAGGGCATCGTCCGCCGTCTCGGCACCCGTGTCGCCAATGTCGACGCAATCGCCTGGCAGGACGCGCGCGAGAAACCCATCGCCGGCGCGCGGATGAACTACCTGATCGCGCGCAATTAG
- a CDS encoding PQQ-dependent sugar dehydrogenase, with product MRMSFCYLAVSALTLAACSSGPSEGSVTKPGPTPTASAPAPTATGTPVDIPDASAPFTLQSVAEFDNPFAVAFLPDGRALVTEKPGKVKLLRPGEQLADVAGVPAVDYGGQGGLLDIAPAPTFADDHGVYLSYSEPGQGGSALALAHATLDESGTAPKLTNLEVLFHQQPPGGGGQFGSIIAFAPDGESLFLSSGERQRKTPAQDPNSAMGKILHMTLDGKPAPDNPYLSAGGERAYIWSSGHRNPYGLTFDRAGNLWEIEMGPQGGDELNLILKGRNYGWPVVSNGDNYDGSPIPDHDTRPEFEAPKLWWNPSISPAGLVIYSGDDFPAWQGSAILGALSGQALVRAALNGKNAQKADQWDMGMRIRDVAQAPDGSLWLLQDGDGGKLMKAVPKQ from the coding sequence ATGCGCATGTCCTTCTGCTATCTCGCCGTCAGTGCCCTGACCCTTGCCGCCTGTTCCTCCGGCCCGTCCGAGGGATCGGTGACCAAGCCCGGCCCCACGCCCACGGCGAGCGCGCCCGCGCCGACGGCAACCGGCACGCCCGTCGACATTCCCGACGCTTCCGCGCCCTTCACGCTGCAGAGCGTGGCGGAATTCGACAATCCCTTCGCGGTCGCCTTCCTGCCCGACGGCCGGGCGCTGGTGACGGAAAAGCCCGGCAAGGTGAAGCTGCTGCGCCCCGGCGAACAGCTGGCGGACGTGGCCGGCGTGCCCGCGGTCGATTATGGCGGGCAGGGCGGTCTGCTCGACATCGCGCCGGCGCCGACCTTTGCCGACGATCACGGCGTCTATCTGAGCTATTCCGAACCGGGGCAGGGCGGCAGCGCCCTGGCGCTCGCCCATGCGACGCTGGACGAAAGCGGGACCGCGCCGAAGCTGACGAATCTCGAGGTGCTCTTCCACCAGCAGCCGCCCGGCGGCGGCGGGCAGTTCGGCAGCATCATCGCCTTCGCCCCCGACGGCGAGTCGCTGTTCCTGTCCTCGGGCGAGCGGCAGCGCAAGACGCCGGCGCAGGACCCGAACAGCGCCATGGGCAAGATCCTGCACATGACGCTGGACGGCAAGCCGGCGCCGGACAATCCCTATCTCTCGGCCGGCGGCGAGCGCGCCTATATCTGGTCGAGCGGGCACCGCAATCCCTATGGCCTGACCTTCGATAGGGCCGGCAACCTCTGGGAAATCGAGATGGGGCCGCAGGGCGGCGACGAGCTCAACCTGATCCTGAAGGGCCGCAACTATGGCTGGCCGGTGGTGTCGAACGGCGACAATTATGACGGATCGCCGATCCCCGATCACGACACCCGTCCCGAGTTCGAGGCGCCGAAGCTGTGGTGGAACCCGTCCATCTCGCCGGCCGGCCTCGTCATCTATTCGGGCGACGACTTTCCCGCATGGCAGGGTTCGGCCATCCTCGGCGCGCTGTCGGGCCAGGCGCTGGTGCGCGCGGCGTTGAACGGGAAGAACGCGCAGAAGGCGGACCAATGGGACATGGGCATGCGCATCCGCGACGTCGCCCAGGCGCCCGACGGTTCGCTGTGGCTGCTGCAGGACGGCGACGGCGGCAAGCTGATGAAGGCCGTGCCGAAACAGTAA
- the rimP gene encoding ribosome maturation protein RimP, with protein sequence MADLAELTALIEPEAKALGLDLVRVAMFGGKSDPTLQVMAERPDTRQLTIDDCAALSHRVSDKFDALEAEGRDPIDHAYRLEVSSPGIDRPLTRLADYRDWTGHEARITLRQVVEKRKRIQGPITSVEDDRITIDVKNHGPMAVPFDAIEDAKLVMTDALIAATQPLSAEGADEIVEMEG encoded by the coding sequence GTGGCTGACCTGGCCGAACTGACCGCATTGATCGAACCCGAGGCGAAGGCGCTCGGGCTCGACCTCGTGCGCGTGGCGATGTTCGGCGGCAAGTCCGATCCGACGCTGCAGGTGATGGCCGAGCGGCCCGATACGCGCCAGCTCACCATCGACGATTGCGCGGCGCTGTCGCACCGGGTGTCAGACAAGTTCGATGCGCTGGAGGCCGAGGGCCGCGACCCGATCGACCATGCCTATCGGCTGGAGGTCAGCTCGCCGGGCATCGACCGCCCGCTCACCCGCCTCGCCGACTACCGCGACTGGACCGGGCACGAGGCGCGGATCACGCTCAGGCAGGTGGTCGAGAAGCGCAAGCGCATCCAGGGCCCGATCACAAGCGTGGAGGACGACCGCATCACGATCGACGTGAAGAATCACGGGCCGATGGCGGTGCCCTTCGACGCGATCGAAGACGCCAAGCTCGTGATGACCGACGCGCTGATCGCCGCCACCCAACCGCTTTCCGCCGAAGGGGCGGACGAAATCGTCGAAATGGAAGGATAA